Sequence from the Deltaproteobacteria bacterium genome:
GACTGGCCGTCTCCCTGGGGCCGGGTTCCTTTACCGGGCTCAGGGTAGGGCTGAGCACCGTCAAGGGGCTGGCCCTGGCGGCTGAAAAGCCGGTGGTCGGTGTTCCCACCCTGGACGCCCTCGCCCACAATCTCCCCTTCACCCCCTATCTGATCTGCCCCTTTCTGGATGCTAGAAGGGGGGAGGTCTACACCGCCCTGTACAAAGATGAGGGAGGGGGGAGGGTGAAGAGGCTGACCCCTTATCAGGTCCTCTCACCCTCCATTATGCTTGAGGAGATCCCCCCCAAGGAGACGATCTTCCTCGGTGATGGGGTCAGGGTCTATGGTGAGCTCATCAAGGAGAGGTTGGGTGAGAGGGCCTTCTTCGCCCCACCTCACCTGAGGTTTCTCCGCGGGACGATGGTGGCCGAGCTGGGCCTGCAGCGCATCATGGAGGGGGAGAGGGATGATATCTCCTCCTTGGTACCCATTTATGTTAGGCCATCTGATGCCGAGATCCGTTGGGTGAAGAGAAAAGGGTTGAATAACTTTAAAGGAAATCGCATCTAATTAATCAAGATCACCTTGGAAGAACAGGAGCTGGTAAAGAGGGTACAGGGGGGGGAGAAAGAGGCCTTTAAGGATCTGGTGGCCCCCTATCAAAGGAAGATTTACTCATTTCTCTACGGTATGGTATGGGATCGGGAGGACGCCTTGGAACTGACCCAGGAGGTGCTCATCAAGGCCTATCGATCCATTAGGGGTTTCCGGATGGCCTCCTCTTTTTATACCTGGCTTTACCGGATCGCCGTAAACCTCGCCCTCGACTTTCGTCGCCATAGGATGGCGACCCCCGGGGTGAAGGAAGCGGTTGACCCTCCAGAGAAAGGGGGCCCTGACTCCTGCCTTATGCGTAATGAGCTTAGAGAACAGATCCTAAAGGCCATGGCCCAACTACCCCCTCAACACCGGGCGATCATCCTTTTAAGGGAGGTGGAGGGGCTGTCCTATAAGGAGATCTCAGAGGTAATGGGTTGCCAATTAGGGACAGTGATGTCCAGGCTTCACTACGCCAGGGAGGGGTTGCGCCGGTGCCTCGCATCTTATCTGAAGGGGGAGGGTTAGATGCCGGGCTGCAAGCATTTCACCCCTCGTTTGGAGATGTATTTGGATGGAGAACTTCCTCCCGTGGAGAGGGACTCCGTAGAGGGACACCTGCGGGTTTGTCCTCGCTGCCAAAAGGAGCTGGAGGACCTCTGCGCTCTGCGTGAACTCCTGACAGGGGCGGTGGAGGAGAGGGTGACCGACGCGCAACTCCAAGCAGTATGGGAAGGGGTATGGGAGAGGTTGAGGATCCCCTCCTTGAGGCAGAGAGTATGGTGGCCTGTAAGGGACCTCTTTTTCCCCCTTCGACCCCTTAGGACCCTCGCCTGGGGGACGGCCTTACTGGTCATCCTCTTGCTCACCCTCCCCTTGGTGACGTCCACTCCATCACCACCTGTTGTTGTGGAGTCGGTGGAGAGCGAGGACCCTGTGATGATCTTCCAGGGGGAGGAAGGGCTAACGATTATTTGGCTCTTCGAGACAGAAGAAGGAAAGGAGGAGATAGGGTGAAAAAGGTAGTCTCTCTGGGCCTCTTAAGCATGCTTTTTTTTCTATTTTACCCATCGTTTGCCTTAGGGGGGGAGGTACAGATAGGGATTAGGGTTATCCTTGCCTCACATAAAGGGAAGGGCGTGGATACAGGCCTGCAGGATATCCAAGAAAAATTAAGCACTTTGTTCAATTATTCATCTTATCGACTTCTGCAAGAGCGCTCCTTCCTCCTTGCGCAAGGCCAGGTAGGTCAACTCCCCTTGACCAAAAAAAAGGATCTGCGTATCAGACTCATCCAAGAACAAGAGGGAACTGTGGAGATCGCTGTAGAGATCCTGCGGGAGGGGAGAGTGATCTTTAAGACCAAGGCCAAACTCAAGAAGGGGGGGACCTTCCTCATCGGCGGGCCAAGACATAAAGAGGGGGTTCTGATCCTGGCCATATCGGCCCAGGGCCCCTGATCCCCTTATGCAAAGATATCCTCTTAGCCCTCTCGGCGTGAGAGGAGGATGGCGTACTCGAAACCATCCACCAAGGCCAAGAAAGAGGCCTTGTTGATGTTCTCGGAGAAGGCCTGCACCCGCCAGACATCCTTTCCGTTGCTGAAGGTAATCTGGACCTGCACACGGGCCTCCGTACCCGAGTGTGGGTCGAAAATCTGGGAACTGAAATCAACCAACCTCACCCGCTCCAGTTCAGGGAAGAGGGGGGTGAGGGACTTCTTTAGGACCTTGGCCAGGGCATCCACCGGTCCCACACCAGTGGATGCCTCGTGCATCTGCCTGCCATCGGCCCGCAGGATGATAGTCGCCCACGATCTCAAAGGGAGGAGTATAATCTTGCAGAGCCCTCAGGGTATTAAGGGCCTTGGTAGCGTCTTCTATGTGGAGCCTAACCATCACCCTCTTTGTACATAAAGAGAAGGGGGGATCTCTTCCATCCCCCTCCCTAGTTTTGCTCACTCTTTTGGCCCCTCTACTTTTTCCGTTTGCTCGGATGGCAGCCGGTACATTTGGTAGTGGGCCCTGTCTTTTTCCCTTGGGCCTTCAACGCCTTATGGCATCCCTGGCATTGTTTGTGATAGGCCCTCTTAGTACTCAGTTTCTTTCCCTCTGCCTTTTCTTTGTGACATGCGGCGCACTTCTGGGGTGTCTTCCTTTCCGCCTTCTTCCACGTGTGGTGACATTCGGTGCAGGCTATCTTGTACGTCTCCGCATGTTTCTTGTGGGAGAGGGTCACCGGCTTCTTCAGGTCTCTAGCGTATTTATTCTCAATTTTGACCATTTCGGGTCCTGCTAGGGCGATGCTGAGGACCCCCCCTGCCAAGAATGCCGCCGCTACAATCAGATAAGACCATCTCTTCATCTTCCACCCCCCTTTCTTTTTAAGGTCACAGCAAGATTTATAATGCCAGACCCCCTCTTGTCAAGGGATTTTTTCACTTATATTGACGGAATTTCCTCCCTTTTATTCATCTGGCCTTGATCTTTTGGGTGTCTTAACCATAGAGATCAAGGGAGCGCCTCTTCAGGTTTTCCAAGACAAAGGGATAGGCCTCCAGATATTCCACCTCTAGCTCTTCCGGTCTGATGAAAAGTTCCTTTAATCTTTCGCTGATCTTTTCAATCCCCTTTGGTCCGAAGAGCTCAAGCATGATGGCGGGCCAGGCCTCAACCCCGAACTCCAGCAATGTCTTCAAACCCCTCAGGGGTAGTTCAAAATACCTACCCTCTGCACCACTTATCCTCTCAAAGCTCTCCTTGTCCCACCCTTTTAAGGAGATCCTCACCTGCAGTCGATGGAATTGGGAGAGTCTCTGGGCGAACTCCGGCCTTGCGCCTATAAAGAGGCCATTGGTCTCCAAGATAAACTCCATTCTTGGGTCTACTTTGCTGATCTCTTCCAGCACACCCGAGAGGTGGTCAAAAGACCTCTCTCCCAGGATAGGCTCTGCCCCGCTTAGCCTTATCCTGTTGAAACCCTTTCTTTTGGCAATGGCCGAGAGCCTCTTGGCGATCTCCGTAGGATTGTAATACCAGCCTTCACATTCGGATGGTCTTAAGTTCCTGTTGTAATTCCAGCAATAGGCACAGAGAAGATTACACCCAACCAGGTCGGCGGTGGCGATCCCCCCATAATATCGGGCCGGCCTAAGTCTGTAGTACTTTCTCCTCAGGCCCTTCATTACCAGATCCTCAACCTCTTTTGCCCTCTGAATGGGATCGAAAGGAAGCTTTAGCATTGTATATCTAGGAGGTTTTCTGCGATCTCCATGGCCATAGATCTATTCGGCTTTGAGACAAGGTAAGGATGCTGCCTCTTTTTGGTCATCAATCTTGATAGACACTAGATATCATAAAGCAGCACAGAGAGACAAGGAGAGTTTTGGCTTGACAAATACCTGCATAAAGTTTAATATAGAAAAAAATGTTCTATATGCAGAATTATTTAATTGAATAAAGAGGGTACCAAAAAGGACACTAAGGGAGTGAAATCAGGGTATACATCATTGGTACCGGCGGTGGAGCAGGCGGGAAAAATTCTTGTTTGCCTGGCGCAAGGGCCGTCTTTCAAGATGAGGTTGACCGATATCTGCAACCACGTTGATATCCACAAAAGTAAGGGCTACTCGATTTTAAACACGCTACAAAAGTTTGGTTTTGTGCAAAAAGATCCTGAAGCCAAAACGTACTCGCTGGGACCTGGATTAATCTCTCTATCTCGGAGGGTTTTGGATAACCTGGATTACCAGGAAGTTGTGGCCCCTTTTCTCGGGACGCTTGCTAAGCAGACAAAGAGTACGGCCCTATTCGGCGTGATAGCTGACGGACACCTTTTTGTAGTCGCGAAACGCGAAGGTAACCAGGATATCGGTATAACGATTCGATTGGGCCATAGGTTTCCCATCACCTGGGGAGCACACGGCAAGGCCATTGTTGCGTTTCTGCCTGATGTGGAAAGGGAGAGAATTATGGCAGGTGAAAAGCTCTACTTCCATGGTGATGTGTCCCAGTTGGATCGGGACCGACTGCAAAAAGAGCTTGCTGCCTGTAGGCGGTCGGGGTTTGCGGTGGACAGGGGTGAGTTAAGTCCTGGCATCAATGCTGTTGCGTCTCCTGTCTTTGGTTCGCATGGGAAATTAATTGGTTGCCTGTTTGTCATCGGAACCTTTCCTGCGTCTTTGATTCAGCAGTATGGTTCAATGGTAGCTGAGAGTGCCAGAAAGATTTCTTACGCCCTCGGCGCAGATGTTGAGCAGATTTATCATCATGTACCTATGGATGATGGATAGGCATCCCTTTTAAACTAAAAAATTATGTCTAAGGGGGGAGACGTGACTGAATTTAAATATTCTAATGTTGAACGTGAGATGGAGGTGTACGGGTATGATTCTGTCGTGAAAAGCCACTGTCGCATGTGTCACGGAGGTTGTGGCGTTTTGGTCTATGTCAAAGATGGGAAAGTGGCAAAAATTGCTGGTGATCCTAACTGCCCAATAAATCATGGCACGCTCTGCAGCAAAGGAATTGCATCGGCGCAATTAGCCTACCATCCAGATCGACTTACCTACCCTGTCAAACGAGTTGGTCCAAAGGGGAGCGGTAATTGGGAGCGTATTTCGTGGGGCGAGGCCTTGGATATGATTGCAGAGCGGATATTGACCTATAAAGAAACGTTTGGGGCTGAGTCGATTGTCATGGGGTATGGAACAGGGAGGGAGAACGAAGCGGTAATCTATCGCTTTGCCAACATCTTAGGTACTCCCAATGTGCTGACGGCAGGACATTTCTGCTACGGTCCGCGAATAGCCACCAGTATTATTACCTGTGGCTCGAATCCTCTTGTGGATTACGAGAATCATCCGAGGTGCCTTATGGTATGGGGCAACAACGTGGTGATCAGTAACCCGGATGAATATAAGGGGGAACCATTTTCAGTCAGTCTTGATGCAGGGGCGAAACTCATTGTTGTTGATCCCAGACTGACACGTATTGCAGCCCGTGCGGACATCTGGCTACAACTCAGGCCGGGAACGGATACGGCGCTAGCCCTCGGTATGGCCAATGTCATTGTTTCCGAAAAACTGTATGACAAAGAGTTTGTCGAGAATTATGTCCACGGCTGGGAGCCCTTTGTAGACCGGGTGAGTGAATACCCATTGGAGAGGGTGGAAGAGATCACCTGGGTTTCGAAAGAGAAGATCAGAGAGGCAGCCCGACTCTTTGCTACCACCAAACCGGCAGCTATCCAATGGGGGGTGGCCATTGAGCAGCAGATAAACTGCGCAGACAACAATCGGGCACTGATGGTGCTCATGGGGATCACCGGAAATATCGATGTTCCGGGTGGACAGGTACTCTTCGGGGCACCGAAAATACTTAATGTCGGTGAATTCGGTGCCCACCGCATGTTGTCCAAGGAGCAAGCGGTGAAACGATTAGGCGGCGATTGGTTCCGTCTTGCCGGCAACTTTGCCATTATCAACCCCAAGTGTGTATGGGATGCCATCCTTGAAGAAAAACCGTATCCAGTGAAGATGCTCTTTTTCATCAGCTCAAATCCTGTGATGACTCGTGCCAATGCAAGAGAGGTGTACAAAGCTCTTGAAAAGGTCGAATTCATGGTTGTGTCTGACTTCTTCATGACGCCAACGGCCGAATTGGCGGACATTGTGTTGCCTGCGGCTACCTGGTTAGAGATGGACTATATCGGGGACTTTTGGAAGCGGCATGGTTACCTGTTGCCTCGGCGAAAGGTTATTCAGGTGGGTGAGTGCCGCTCCGATCATGAGATGCTCAATGACCTCGCCCATCGAGTAGGGCAGGGTGAATACTGGTGGGACACCTTTGAAGGAGGCCTGGATTACATTTTGGAACCGATGGGTATCACGTGGCAGGATTTCAAAAAGATGGATTACCTACGAGGAGAGGTGAAGTATCAGAAATACAAGGAGAAGGGATTTTCGACGCCCACCCGTAAATTCGAGCTGTACTCAACGCTGCTGGAAAAATGGGGCTACGATCCTCTTCCCCAGTACCATGAAATGCCTGAAAGCCCGGTCAGTACCCCTGAAGTTTACAAAGAGTACCCGTACATCCTTATCACAGGCATGAGGATGCCTGGGTTTTTCCATACCGAAAATCGTCAGGTGCCGTGGCTGCGGGAGCTTCACAGGGAGCCTATGGTTGAGATTCACCCTGAGACGGCAGCAAAGGAGGGAATTAAGGAGGGAGATTGGGTTACCATCGAATCCCCGCGTGGTAGAGTCAGGCAGCGAGCCAAGCTCTTCGCCGGTATAGATCCGCGGGTTGTGGGCGCTCAGCATGCGTGGTGGTTTCCTGAGAGAAAAGACCCTGGCCACGGTTGGGATGTATCGAACATCAACATTTTAACGGACAATGCCTATGAAATATGCGACCCTGCGATGGGGGCAACGAATGTGCGGGTGCTTTTATGCAAGATCTATCCTGAGATGAAAGAAGGAGAAAAGTCATGAAACAATATGCTCTGGTTATCGATCATGAAGCCTGCTGGGGGTGTAAGGCCTGTGAGGTAGCGTGCAAACAGGAAAACCATGCTGCTGACGGGGTCAAGTTAATTTCTGTCTCAGAAGATGGGCCCAAGATGGTCGATGGCAAGCTGGAATTTGTTTTTCGGGTTAATGTCTGTAGACACTGTGACGAGCCTCCCTGCGCGGATGCCTGTCCTGAAGAGGCAATCATCAAAAGAGAAGATGGTATTGTGGTGATGGATTATGAAAAATGCACAGGGTGCCAGTTATGTATTGAGGTATGCCCTTACGATGCCATTGCCTTTGACGCTGAGGAGGGTATTGCACAGAAATGCAACCTCTGCTACCAGCGGGTGGATAAGGGGCTGTTGCCTGCGTGCGCCGACAACGTCTGCCTGGCCCATTGTATCCATTTTGGAGATCTGGAGGAGATTAAGCAAAGAATAGCGAAGAATGTATGAGGTGAGATCGGTTTGATCGGCAAATAATCGGCTTGGGGTCCATCAACCTCAGAACCCTCCTGTGCAACATCTATAAGGCAGAGGAGGGGAGATAGCTTAAAGGTGCTAATGACCCTGGTTCGTAAGCATGAAGGTCGCCGTGGCCGTGGCCGCCACCTGACCATCTCCGTCCTTTACCGCCGCCTCCACCTTAAAGAGCCTCTTTTTCTGTATATTGATTTTGGCCTCGGCGAGCATCTCCCCATCCCTCACCGGGGCCTTGTACTTTATCTCCAGCCTTACAGTGGAATATCTTACTCCTGGTCCCACCAAGGAGAAGACGGCCACCGCCATGGCAGTATCCACCAGTGAGGCGATGACGCCCCCATGGATCTTCCCCGCAGGGTTGGTGAACTCATCTCTATAGGGCATCCTCACCCTGGCAAATCCCTCCCCGATCTCCAGGATCTCCATATGCATGTACTTCTCAAAGGGGGCGACCTTAAAAGACCTTTTCTTCATAATGGATCCTCTTTAAAGACCCTTGCATCTTTTCAAACGGCTGTCAACACATATAAGTAAAAATAATATCAGCCCCCCCAATCCTCCATCATCACCTGAAAGGCCCGCTGCCCGCCTCTGAGTACTCCAGCGTATCCACCACCAGGATACCCCCATGCGCTGGCCAAATAAAGCCCTTTGATGGGAGTCCGGTTGCTGATCCGATTCATATAGGCGTTGTCCATGGACTGCTCAAAGCCATAGATGGCCCCTTCAGCATTCCGGGTGTAATGCCAGTTTGTCAGGGGTGTAGCCGCTTCCTTGACCTCAATCATCGAGGAGAGTCCGGGTACTAACTCCTTTTCAGCCCTGCGGATGAGGATATTGGTCCATCGCTCCTTTTCCTTGTAATAGGCTTTCTTGCACCCTGCCCGGTAATCTGCCTCAAATTTTCGCCATGGTTTAAACCCGCACAGAAATAAGATCATCAGACTGGATGTCCCCGGCCTGGAGTAACCTTTGAAGATATTATCGTAGATGCTGACGCTGAAGGGACCCTTGTCGACCTCTCCCATTAGGTAGGATTGATAATCGGCCTCCGCTCCTCGACCTGAAGCCACGTGGGTACTGAATCCTTTTATCTTTCCCCTTAATTCTCGGTTCAACCCAAGCCATACAATAAAGGTTGAGATACTGGGACGGTATCCTTCTAGCTCTCTTAGGTAATCGGGTGGAACAACCTTCCGAGGTAACATCTCTTTGAACGTGGTAAGTGCGCTGGCGTTGCTGACCACAGCCCGGGCAGGCAAGACCTTCCCTCCTGATATAACCACCCCCTGCGCGGCCCCATCCTTGACCAAGATCTTTTGCGCTAAGGTTTCGTACAGGATCTTTCCACCAGATTTTTCGATCACGTCGGCCAATGCATAGCTCAAGTCTTGGGAACGGTTTTTAACGTAGTAGGAACCGTTCTTGAGGTAGCCTCCGGTGGCATTTGCATAGTAGAACCCGGAGAGCCTGGATGGTGGCAGACCGTAATAGCCCCACAGGGCGGCCAAAACATCTTGGAGCGCAGGCTCTTTGACATATTCGTTCATCAGCTCAGCTAGGGTCTTGTCCCGAACATTCCACATCTTGCGATACTGAATCGGGAAGATGACCCTGAAGATGCGCTTGTACAATCTCCCTTTTTGGTGATAACTGTTAGTTTCTTCGGCAATGCCGATCATTTCTTGGACAAAGCCTCGGATGCCCTCGGTTTCATCGGGAAAGTGCTTGGCCAAGAGGCGAATGTATGCCTCCGGGTCTTTCTGGGGAACCGAAATATCCAGGTCAGGGGTCTTCAGACGGTAGACCTCAGGGAGTTGGGCCAACTGCAGTTTATCCAGGACACCTACATCTCGCAGGATGCGTGCCGGGGCATTATTGTTGATCGAGGTTCCGTGCAGGGATACCTCGAATGTAAACTTTCCTCCAGCCCTGTCAAAGGAGGTGGCATAGCCTCCTGGGACATTGTGTTGCTCAACTACGGTTATCGGAATCCCTTGCCTGGCCAGATAGGCCCCGCAACACAGCCCGCCCAATCCAGCCCCGATGATCACGGTCGGATACTCACTCTTGGGGCCCATCTTAGCGGCATAGGCCGTGATCCTTTTCCAATCCAGGGCAAAGGATGCAGCGGTTATGGCTGAAATGGTGAGAAAGGAACGTCTGGATATCTTTTTGTTGAGCATGCTATTACCTCCTTTCAAACAAAAAGGTTAACGTGAAATCTGCTGCCTAATCTATACCGGCTACCTTTTGGGAAATCAAAGGGTTCTCTTTTATCCGCTGCTATATGGTGTTGCTCGCCCATAAAGGTCTAGGGTTAGCAAGGTGAAGAAAATACCCAAGCCTGTATGAATATAGATTTCACTGGTTGTGCGTTCCCTAACTGCTTGGATTAACCATCTTCCATTAATAACACATATAACAGCACAAATACTGACACAAAGAATGTACCTATACATCTTTTTTACCTCCTTTTATGGATCTTTTTCTCACCCCATCTCCCCTCCTGGATCTCCTCCTGTACCTTTCTCTGAAAAAGTCTGGTCAGGATATAGGTTCGAAGTTCTTTGGCCCCCTTGGCAAGTCGGGAGGTGATCTCGACCCCAGGGCCTATCTCCTTTCCAGCAATAATCTTGTTCCTCAGTGCCATCTCCTCTTCGATGATCTTCTCCCCACATTTGGGATAAAATACCAGATCCTTCAGATCTATACCTACAGAAAGGGCCATTGATAAACGTATCCCTGCCTTCAGGTCCTCCTCATCATATCTCTTCTCACCCTTTACGCTTAAAGGAAGGAGCAGCTCCAATCTCTCTGCCTCCTCCAGTTTTTCTTTCCCTAGGCCGGTCTTTTCTAAAAATTCTTCTTCTGTGTAGGCCTTCTCCTTGATTTCGTTTCGATGAAATATAAGAGCATCAAGCTCTAAGAGGGAATCTAGATCCGCACCGGCCTCCATCTTCTCTAAAAAATCCTTGATCCTGGATAAAGGGAAAAACCTTTTTTCCTGAAGCTCTTTGATTAAGCGGATCCTGTCGATGTAATCCTCGCTATAGTAGGCCATATTCTTACTGGTCTTAACCGGTGGGGGGAGCAACCCCTCCCGGACATAGTATAAGATGGTAGACTTTGACACCCCTGTCCTTTCAACCAGCTCAGCCATCTTCATCAGCCTTTTCTCCCTTAATTTAGTCATTCCCTAAAGAATACTTAGTATAAAGTGCCACTTACCACTTATTACAAACATTGTCAAATCAGGAAATAGCTTACCTAGACCAAAATTTTTCAAAAATGTAGGAGTAGTGAGTAAATAAAGGATCTAATCTTTTAAATTGACAAAATTTATTAGATTTTATGTGGTATACATGGCCCAGTCGTTACGAATTGAAAATCTTTGTGTCGCTCATCCCCCTTTTTCCGCCAGGTAGATGAAGACATCCTCCAGACTGGGGGGAACTGCCTCTAATTCAAGGACGGAGACCCCCGCCTCCTCGAGAGTTTTGCGGATTTCCTCCTGAGTGGGGACGTCTGCCTCGGTGAGGATATGTAGACGGCGACCGAAGGGGGAGACCTCTGCTATGCCCGGGATCTGGCGCAGGATATCAGTGGCCTTGGTGATCTCCTCTACTTCCAGTTCATAGACCCTTCCGGGTATCTTCTGCTTTAACCGGGTGGGGGTCTCTGTGGCGACCAGCCTCCCGTTGAAGATCATCCCGAGCCGGTGGCACTGTTCCGCCTCCTCCATATAGTGGGTGGTCACCAGCACCGCAGTTCCTTGGGAGGAGAGGTTATAGATCAGCTCCCAAAAGGCTTGACGGGCCGCCGGGTCCACCCCAGAGGTCGGCTCATCCAGAAAGAGGACCTCCGGGCGGTGCAGCACGGCACACCCCAGGGCCAGTCGCTGTCTCCACCCGGTGGGGAGGTTCTCTACCAAAAGGCCTTCTTTCCCGGATAAAGCGATCATCTCCATCACCTCGTCGAGGCGCTCCCTAAAGTGCCCCTCAAGGAGACCATAGATCCCCGCATAGAGTGAGAGGTTCTCCCAGACGGTCAGATCCCTATAGAGGGAGAAGCGCTGAGACATGTAGCCGATCCGGCTCCGTATCCTTTCGGGATCCTCGGCCACATCCACCCCTGCCACCAGGGCCCGGCCTGCAGTGGGGGGGAGGATGCCACAGAACATCCTGATGGTGGTCGTCTTGCCAGCGCCGTTGGGGCCTAAGAAACCAAATACCTCCCCCTGGGAGATGGAAAAGGAGACCTCATCCACCGCGACGAAATCCTCGAACTTTTTGGTGAGCCCTTCTGCTACAATCGCCTCCATCTCTCCCTCTAATCTAATTTCTTATGGAATCTTTTTATGCTTATCCCCAAAAAAATCGGCCCGGCAATGGTCAGGAACAAGAGCTGGGGCCACAACACAGCTATCCCCACACCCTTGAGGAAGACCCCCCTCACGATGACCAGGAAGTAGGTCATCGGGTTGATGTAGGCAAGCCAGCGCACAATAGCAGGTATGTTGTAGACGGGAAAGACAAACCCAGTAAGCAACACTGAGGGCATGAAGTAGAAGAAGACCCCCATCAGGGCCTGTTGCTGGGTCCGGGAGATGGTGGAGATGAGGATGCCTATACCGAGGGCAGTGATCAGGTAGAGGACGGCAGAAATGGCCAACAGAAGGACATCACCCTGAAAGGGGATCCGAAACCAGAGGGTCCCCACCACAAAGATCAAGGCGAGGTTGATCAGTCCCAAAAGGAAGAAGGGGAGGGTCTTGCCGGCGATCAGCTCGGCCGGCCGAAGGGGGGTGACGATAAGCTGTTCCATGGTCCCCACCTCCCACTCCCTCACGATAGAAAAGGAGGTCAGGATCAGGGAGATAAGGGTGAGCAACAGGGCGATGACCCCGGGGACGAAGAAGTTGCGGCTTTTAAGGTCGGGGTTGAACCAGATCCTGATCTCCGGCCTTATCCGGGGGGAACGCCTCCCTGTGGTTATCTTTTTATTGAGGGGGGGATGCCTCTCCTTGAGCTTTTGAAGGTAGGCGGCGATTATCCTGTTCCCATAGGATACCGCTGTGGAGGCCACGATTGAGTCGGTCCCCTCCACGATCATCTGCAGATCAGCAGGTCGACCCCTTTGTAGGGCACGAGAGAAGTCCTCGGGGATGACCAGGATGACCTGGACCTCTCCTTTGTCTAAAAGGGGTTCTGCTGTGCGGGGCTCTCTTACCCTTTTCACGATCTGGAAGTAACCGGTGGCCTGAAAGGCGTCGACGAGGCCACGGCTGATGCTGGTGTCGCAGCGGTCACAGACTACTGTGCGGATGTCGTGTACATCGGTATTGACGGCGTAACCGAAGAGGATGAGTTGAATTAAAGGGGCGCCGAAGATGAGCATCCGCATCCTCTTATCCCGGAGGGCCTGCCTGATCTCCTTTTGAAAAAGGGCCTTTATACGCTGCAGGCTCATCTCCTTCGCTCCTTGATCTGACGGGGGACTTGTCGGGCGGCAAGCCACAGGACAAAGATAGCAAAGGCCAAAAGCAGAAGGAGGGGGGGGTAGAGTATGGAGAGACCGATACCTTTGAGGAAGATCCCCTTAAGGGCATGGATGAGGTAGCGGGCTGGGACGAGATAGCTTATACCCTGAAGGGGGATGGGCATATTGCGGATC
This genomic interval carries:
- a CDS encoding NAD(P)/FAD-dependent oxidoreductase, whose translation is MLNKKISRRSFLTISAITAASFALDWKRITAYAAKMGPKSEYPTVIIGAGLGGLCCGAYLARQGIPITVVEQHNVPGGYATSFDRAGGKFTFEVSLHGTSINNNAPARILRDVGVLDKLQLAQLPEVYRLKTPDLDISVPQKDPEAYIRLLAKHFPDETEGIRGFVQEMIGIAEETNSYHQKGRLYKRIFRVIFPIQYRKMWNVRDKTLAELMNEYVKEPALQDVLAALWGYYGLPPSRLSGFYYANATGGYLKNGSYYVKNRSQDLSYALADVIEKSGGKILYETLAQKILVKDGAAQGVVISGGKVLPARAVVSNASALTTFKEMLPRKVVPPDYLRELEGYRPSISTFIVWLGLNRELRGKIKGFSTHVASGRGAEADYQSYLMGEVDKGPFSVSIYDNIFKGYSRPGTSSLMILFLCGFKPWRKFEADYRAGCKKAYYKEKERWTNILIRRAEKELVPGLSSMIEVKEAATPLTNWHYTRNAEGAIYGFEQSMDNAYMNRISNRTPIKGLYLASAWGYPGGGYAGVLRGGQRAFQVMMEDWGG
- a CDS encoding MerR family transcriptional regulator, whose product is MKMAELVERTGVSKSTILYYVREGLLPPPVKTSKNMAYYSEDYIDRIRLIKELQEKRFFPLSRIKDFLEKMEAGADLDSLLELDALIFHRNEIKEKAYTEEEFLEKTGLGKEKLEEAERLELLLPLSVKGEKRYDEEDLKAGIRLSMALSVGIDLKDLVFYPKCGEKIIEEEMALRNKIIAGKEIGPGVEITSRLAKGAKELRTYILTRLFQRKVQEEIQEGRWGEKKIHKRR
- a CDS encoding ABC transporter ATP-binding protein, which translates into the protein MEAIVAEGLTKKFEDFVAVDEVSFSISQGEVFGFLGPNGAGKTTTIRMFCGILPPTAGRALVAGVDVAEDPERIRSRIGYMSQRFSLYRDLTVWENLSLYAGIYGLLEGHFRERLDEVMEMIALSGKEGLLVENLPTGWRQRLALGCAVLHRPEVLFLDEPTSGVDPAARQAFWELIYNLSSQGTAVLVTTHYMEEAEQCHRLGMIFNGRLVATETPTRLKQKIPGRVYELEVEEITKATDILRQIPGIAEVSPFGRRLHILTEADVPTQEEIRKTLEEAGVSVLELEAVPPSLEDVFIYLAEKGG
- a CDS encoding ABC transporter permease; this encodes MSLQRIKALFQKEIRQALRDKRMRMLIFGAPLIQLILFGYAVNTDVHDIRTVVCDRCDTSISRGLVDAFQATGYFQIVKRVREPRTAEPLLDKGEVQVILVIPEDFSRALQRGRPADLQMIVEGTDSIVASTAVSYGNRIIAAYLQKLKERHPPLNKKITTGRRSPRIRPEIRIWFNPDLKSRNFFVPGVIALLLTLISLILTSFSIVREWEVGTMEQLIVTPLRPAELIAGKTLPFFLLGLINLALIFVVGTLWFRIPFQGDVLLLAISAVLYLITALGIGILISTISRTQQQALMGVFFYFMPSVLLTGFVFPVYNIPAIVRWLAYINPMTYFLVIVRGVFLKGVGIAVLWPQLLFLTIAGPIFLGISIKRFHKKLD